From a single Hymenobacter sp. YIM 151500-1 genomic region:
- a CDS encoding RICIN domain-containing protein, translating into MVTDISWSPASPAVGTALTFSATIKNQGTAATPAGVVHGVGFFVDGTQVGWSDNSTDALAAGASRTVSGTGPLYTLTAGTHTVEAFVDDINRIANESNETNNKLTETLTPGTGSGPFSGVYKLTARHSGKVLDVYEASRSDAANVVQWTDLGVANQQWKIEAAGDGYYTLTAQHSGRRLALDLSASTNGGHTDATADGVRVFQYGTNAAGNRLWKIEATGDGYYTLVNKRSGKVLDISGGPSATGNGAKAQSWRNVGGANQQWKLDKVAIPASAASASVATAATASAAEGTATSAGAAEGTRLMAFPNPSPDGRSTLALEARQAQRVTVYVHNRQGTLVSMFSVSCQPGRTDFRLPATLPAGTYFLKAALDGQQQQFTLQVE; encoded by the coding sequence GTGGTAACGGACATCAGCTGGAGCCCGGCCAGCCCGGCCGTGGGCACGGCCCTCACCTTTAGCGCCACCATCAAAAACCAGGGCACCGCCGCCACGCCGGCCGGCGTCGTGCACGGGGTGGGCTTCTTTGTCGACGGCACTCAGGTCGGTTGGTCGGACAACTCCACCGACGCCCTGGCGGCCGGCGCCTCGCGCACGGTCAGCGGCACGGGCCCGCTCTATACCCTGACGGCGGGCACGCACACGGTGGAGGCATTCGTGGATGACATCAACCGCATTGCCAACGAGAGCAACGAGACCAACAACAAGCTCACCGAAACGCTGACGCCCGGCACTGGCAGCGGCCCGTTCAGCGGCGTTTACAAGCTCACGGCCCGTCACTCAGGCAAGGTGCTGGACGTATACGAGGCCAGCCGGTCCGACGCGGCAAACGTGGTGCAGTGGACGGACCTGGGCGTGGCCAACCAGCAGTGGAAGATTGAGGCGGCCGGCGACGGCTACTACACGCTCACGGCCCAGCACTCGGGCCGACGCCTGGCCCTGGACCTGAGCGCCAGCACCAACGGCGGCCACACCGACGCCACGGCCGACGGCGTGCGCGTGTTCCAGTACGGCACCAACGCGGCCGGCAACCGCCTTTGGAAAATTGAGGCCACCGGCGACGGCTACTACACGCTCGTCAACAAGCGCTCAGGCAAGGTGCTGGACATCAGCGGTGGCCCCTCGGCCACGGGTAACGGGGCCAAGGCGCAGAGCTGGCGAAACGTGGGCGGCGCCAACCAGCAGTGGAAGCTGGACAAGGTAGCCATCCCGGCCAGTGCCGCCAGCGCCAGTGTCGCCACGGCCGCCACGGCCAGCGCGGCCGAAGGCACTGCCACCAGCGCCGGCGCGGCCGAGGGCACGCGCTTGATGGCCTTTCCCAACCCCAGCCCCGACGGGCGCAGCACGCTGGCGCTGGAGGCGCGCCAGGCCCAGCGCGTGACCGTGTACGTGCACAACCGGCAGGGCACCCTGGTGAGCATGTTCTCCGTCTCCTGCCAGCCCGGCCGCACCGACTTCCGCCTGCCTGCCACCTTGCCGGCCGGCACCTACTTCCTCAAGGCCGCCCTCGACGGGCAGCAGCAGCAGTTCACCCTCCAAGTAGAGTAA